A single Gemmatimonadales bacterium DNA region contains:
- a CDS encoding Rieske 2Fe-2S domain-containing protein, protein MDRRRFAERSLVAAIVAAVASVIPGVLTLRGRSHSAATKGIEAGDRLVFALGQNAGQAITDGSFSQNEAVLAYPDGKSDNHENLVLVCKLDPAALKPPLDLAGAAHGVVAYSAICTHLGCTVRFSEEPMDQAPFPHIHCPCHGAMFDPQRGGIVLGGPPPRPLPQLPIRLNDKGEVLVAGPFVAPVGVKA, encoded by the coding sequence GTGGATCGTAGGCGCTTTGCCGAGCGGTCGCTGGTGGCCGCCATCGTGGCGGCGGTCGCCTCGGTGATTCCGGGCGTCCTGACGCTGCGCGGGCGCTCGCACTCGGCGGCGACCAAGGGCATCGAGGCCGGGGACCGTCTGGTGTTCGCGCTCGGGCAGAACGCGGGCCAGGCCATCACGGACGGGAGCTTCAGCCAGAACGAGGCCGTGCTCGCGTACCCCGACGGGAAGTCCGACAACCACGAGAATCTGGTGCTGGTGTGCAAGCTGGACCCCGCGGCGCTCAAGCCGCCGCTGGACCTCGCCGGCGCCGCGCACGGGGTCGTCGCGTACAGCGCGATCTGCACGCACCTCGGCTGCACGGTGCGGTTCTCCGAGGAACCGATGGACCAGGCGCCGTTCCCGCACATCCACTGCCCGTGCCACGGCGCGATGTTCGATCCGCAGCGCGGAGGCATCGTCCTCGGCGGGCCGCCGCCGCGCCCGCTGCCCCAGCTCCCGATCAGGCTGAACGACAAGGGCGAGGTGCTGGTGGCCGGTCCGTTCGTCGCGCCCGTCGGCGTGAAGGCCTAG
- a CDS encoding cytochrome bc complex cytochrome b subunit, with translation MTIPRWFEERLALERFKAKYLGKPFPVHSTFFLGEIALFCFVVLVGTGLYLALFYEPSAALVAADGGRLPAAYASTLAIDAQPFSALMRRIHHWAAHLMIAAMLLHLVRVYFTAAYKRPREANWVLGLGLLGMTVAASFAGYLLPYDQFSVTATAIGYGIARSVPWIGPTLADYVFAGRFPSPETVPRFFAYHVVLAPLALSALVGLHLLIVLKQKHTELGAAGRPDPVEGKWIRGIPLWPEQTALMGVLFLVIVAVAAALAAFLPVHPSAFFGPPQPATPDVKPDWYLLWIYGALRLIPGTLSFRILGATIGPEAIGAMLVPGIIGLIVVLVPWIDRTPSSLYYAEAPTAGPRRLALGLAVVVLLLALSLAGFGTELGLGVPVLWGITVAAPVATAVGASALARRRAEKAMQGAGVR, from the coding sequence GTGACCATCCCCCGCTGGTTCGAGGAGCGCCTCGCGCTCGAGCGGTTCAAGGCGAAGTACCTGGGCAAGCCGTTCCCGGTCCACTCCACCTTCTTCCTCGGCGAGATTGCGCTGTTCTGCTTCGTGGTGCTGGTCGGCACCGGCTTGTACCTGGCTCTGTTCTACGAGCCGTCGGCGGCGCTGGTGGCGGCCGACGGGGGCCGGCTCCCGGCCGCGTACGCGAGCACGCTGGCCATCGACGCCCAGCCGTTCTCCGCCCTGATGCGGCGGATCCACCACTGGGCGGCGCACCTGATGATCGCCGCCATGCTGCTGCACCTCGTGCGCGTCTACTTCACCGCCGCGTACAAGCGGCCCCGCGAGGCGAACTGGGTGCTGGGGCTGGGGCTGCTCGGCATGACCGTCGCGGCGTCGTTCGCCGGCTACCTGCTGCCGTACGACCAGTTCTCGGTCACGGCGACGGCGATCGGATACGGCATTGCGCGGTCGGTGCCGTGGATCGGGCCGACGCTGGCCGACTACGTGTTCGCCGGCCGGTTCCCGTCGCCGGAGACGGTGCCGCGGTTCTTCGCCTACCATGTGGTGCTGGCGCCGCTCGCCCTGAGCGCGCTGGTGGGGCTGCACCTCCTCATCGTGCTGAAGCAGAAGCACACCGAGCTCGGCGCCGCCGGCCGCCCCGATCCCGTCGAGGGGAAGTGGATCCGGGGCATTCCGCTGTGGCCCGAGCAGACCGCGCTGATGGGCGTGCTGTTCCTCGTGATCGTCGCCGTCGCGGCGGCGCTGGCGGCGTTCCTGCCCGTGCACCCCTCCGCGTTCTTCGGGCCGCCGCAGCCGGCGACGCCCGACGTCAAGCCGGACTGGTACCTGCTGTGGATCTACGGTGCGCTGCGGCTGATCCCTGGCACGCTGAGCTTCCGCATCCTGGGGGCGACGATCGGGCCGGAGGCGATCGGCGCCATGCTGGTGCCCGGGATCATCGGCCTGATCGTCGTCCTCGTGCCGTGGATCGACCGCACGCCGTCGTCGCTCTACTACGCCGAGGCGCCGACGGCGGGCCCGCGCCGCCTCGCGCTGGGGCTGGCGGTGGTGGTGTTGTTGCTGGCGCTCTCGCTCGCCGGTTTCGGGACGGAGCTGGGCCTCGGGGTGCCGGTGCTGTGGGGCATCACCGTGGCGGCGCCCGTCGCGACGGCGGTCGGCGCGAGCGCCCTGGCGCGGCGGCGGGCGGAAAAGGCAATGCAGGGAGCAGGGGTGCGGTAA
- a CDS encoding cytochrome c3 family protein, translated as MRHAIRVGHLVLGTAFALAAAGCVKDNTTSPSGVNAKDAAFVGYSNPDTKQTTCGNCHVLKQASWIQTGHANAWKDLQASGHANSSCNKCHTTSGATNLGADTAGFPSASATAQKYYQDVQCEACHGPGQLHVATPDETQPIPSFVSYDSTRGVGCGECHSGPPHNPFYEDWSRGAHGIIEAPAISNTSGTCIQCHEGKTVMQRFGGSDVYLEAGSTTAYPIGCTSCHNPHGSANTHELRASITTADTMNLCIQCHHRRSVPDLTSASGPHSPQGPTFLGTAGWRPAGFVWDSTSVTTHSNSTANPQLCATCHLATLDVNDSKGQLAWHYTGHSFYAIPCVDTAGIDSTNSCDVSVRSFAACATSGCHSSEAAARTVFQATSTELQYLAGIIWTDVNGNGKIDSVDTGLLTKVPATEFKTRSATVNNTLPYTVAEGGRFNVQLITADRSHGAHNAPYLRALLIATIQAVQAQYALTAPPAAQARIAAEAARLGVRIAQR; from the coding sequence ATGAGACACGCGATCCGCGTCGGACATCTGGTGCTGGGTACGGCGTTCGCCCTTGCGGCAGCCGGGTGCGTGAAGGACAACACCACCTCGCCGTCCGGGGTCAACGCCAAGGATGCCGCCTTCGTCGGGTACAGCAACCCGGACACGAAGCAGACGACGTGCGGCAACTGCCACGTCCTGAAGCAGGCGAGCTGGATCCAGACCGGGCACGCCAACGCCTGGAAGGACCTGCAGGCGAGCGGGCACGCGAACAGCAGCTGCAACAAGTGCCATACCACCAGCGGCGCGACGAACCTCGGTGCCGACACGGCGGGCTTCCCGAGCGCCTCGGCGACCGCGCAGAAGTACTACCAGGACGTGCAGTGCGAGGCCTGTCACGGGCCGGGGCAGCTGCACGTCGCCACCCCGGACGAGACCCAGCCGATTCCCTCGTTCGTTTCGTACGACTCGACCAGGGGCGTCGGTTGCGGTGAGTGCCACAGCGGCCCGCCGCACAACCCGTTCTACGAGGACTGGTCGCGCGGCGCGCACGGGATCATCGAGGCGCCGGCCATTTCGAACACCAGCGGGACCTGCATCCAGTGTCACGAGGGCAAGACCGTGATGCAGCGGTTCGGTGGCAGTGACGTGTACCTCGAGGCGGGGAGCACGACGGCCTACCCGATCGGCTGCACCAGCTGCCACAATCCGCACGGCAGCGCCAACACGCACGAACTGCGGGCGTCCATCACGACCGCGGACACGATGAACCTGTGCATCCAGTGCCACCACCGGCGCTCGGTGCCCGACCTGACGTCGGCCAGCGGCCCGCATTCGCCGCAGGGTCCGACGTTCCTGGGCACGGCCGGGTGGCGGCCGGCCGGCTTCGTGTGGGACTCGACCAGCGTCACGACGCACTCGAATTCCACCGCGAATCCCCAGCTGTGCGCGACCTGCCATCTGGCGACGCTCGACGTGAACGACTCCAAGGGCCAGCTGGCCTGGCACTACACGGGCCACAGCTTCTACGCGATCCCGTGCGTGGACACCGCCGGCATCGACTCCACCAACTCGTGCGACGTCTCCGTGCGCAGCTTCGCCGCGTGCGCGACCAGCGGATGCCACTCGTCCGAGGCCGCGGCGCGCACGGTGTTCCAGGCGACGTCGACCGAGCTGCAGTATCTGGCCGGGATCATCTGGACGGACGTCAACGGCAACGGCAAGATCGACTCGGTCGACACCGGGCTGCTGACCAAGGTGCCGGCCACGGAGTTCAAGACCCGGAGCGCCACGGTCAACAACACCCTGCCGTACACGGTGGCGGAGGGCGGGCGGTTCAACGTGCAGCTGATCACCGCCGACCGCTCGCACGGCGCCCACAACGCGCCGTACCTGCGGGCGCTCCTGATCGCCACCATCCAGGCGGTGCAGGCGCAGTACGCGCTGACCGCGCCGCCGGCCGCCCAAGCCCGGATCGCCGCCGAGGCGGCCCGGCTCGGCGTGAGGATCGCCCAGCGCTGA
- a CDS encoding type 1 glutamine amidotransferase, producing the protein MSPARRFTVIQHVAAEGPGLIAAVAPVHDVSLDVRRLDLGERLPSARDLDGVVVLGGPMGVYQDQAHPHLADEQRLLAEACARGLPVLGVCLGAQLVAAALGARVYPGAAPEIGVGEVRLTPEGKRDPVLGPSGPAFQAFHWHGDTFDLPPDAAHLATSAAYPHQAFRVGTRTYALQFHVELDAGLARDWAAARPRAFAIDEKRRAAVERTGRGILHRFFSEVLR; encoded by the coding sequence GTGAGCCCGGCGCGCCGCTTCACCGTCATCCAGCACGTGGCCGCCGAGGGCCCGGGTCTCATCGCGGCCGTGGCCCCCGTGCACGACGTGTCGCTGGACGTCCGGCGGCTCGACCTCGGAGAGCGCCTGCCGTCGGCGCGGGACCTGGACGGCGTCGTGGTGCTCGGCGGTCCCATGGGCGTCTACCAGGACCAGGCCCACCCGCACCTGGCCGACGAGCAGCGCCTGCTCGCCGAAGCCTGCGCACGGGGCCTGCCCGTCCTCGGCGTGTGTCTCGGCGCGCAGCTCGTCGCGGCCGCGCTCGGCGCGCGGGTGTACCCGGGCGCGGCGCCCGAGATCGGCGTCGGGGAGGTCCGGCTCACCCCGGAGGGCAAGCGCGACCCGGTGCTCGGGCCGTCGGGGCCCGCGTTCCAGGCCTTCCACTGGCACGGCGACACCTTCGACCTGCCGCCGGACGCCGCGCACCTCGCCACCAGCGCCGCCTATCCCCACCAGGCGTTCCGCGTCGGCACCCGGACCTACGCGCTGCAGTTCCACGTCGAGCTCGACGCCGGTCTGGCGCGCGACTGGGCGGCGGCGCGCCCGCGCGCGTTCGCGATCGACGAGAAACGGCGCGCGGCCGTCGAACGGACCGGCCGCGGCATCCTCCACCGCTTCTTCAGCGAGGTGCTGCGCTAG
- a CDS encoding serine/threonine-protein kinase encodes MPRDLLPVVQSALGDRYAVEREIARGGAARIFLARDRSGTPVALKVLHPELAVSLTAERFLREISLLSRIEHPRICRLLDYGERDWLVYFVMSYVEGPTLRQYLERVRRAPIEDTLRGTSDVLEALAYAHGLGVVHRDVKPENIKLSPAGAVLMDFGIAKAVAASAVGSARLTRSGFTVGTSAYMSPEQVAGQQTIDHRSDLYSVGCVIYECLTGAPPFEHSDDRLVLGMHMRSAIPDARKRRADTPPKLAKLVTRALAKNPGDRWQTAAEMAAALRECAGQPPA; translated from the coding sequence GTGCCTCGCGACCTGCTGCCCGTGGTGCAAAGCGCGCTGGGCGATCGTTACGCGGTGGAGCGCGAGATCGCCCGCGGCGGCGCCGCGCGCATCTTCCTGGCGCGCGATCGGTCCGGCACGCCGGTCGCCCTGAAGGTCCTGCACCCCGAGCTGGCGGTCTCGCTGACGGCCGAGCGCTTCCTCCGGGAGATCAGCCTGCTCTCGCGCATCGAGCACCCGCGCATCTGCCGGCTCCTGGACTACGGCGAGCGGGATTGGCTGGTGTACTTCGTCATGTCCTACGTCGAGGGCCCGACCCTCCGGCAGTACCTCGAGCGGGTGCGGCGGGCCCCGATCGAGGACACGCTCCGCGGCACCTCGGACGTGCTCGAGGCGCTCGCGTACGCGCACGGCCTCGGCGTGGTGCACCGCGACGTCAAGCCCGAGAACATCAAGCTGTCGCCGGCCGGCGCGGTGCTGATGGACTTCGGGATCGCCAAGGCGGTGGCCGCGTCGGCCGTGGGCAGCGCCCGGCTCACCCGCTCCGGGTTCACGGTCGGCACGTCGGCGTACATGAGTCCCGAGCAGGTCGCGGGGCAGCAGACGATCGATCATCGCAGCGACCTGTATTCGGTGGGGTGCGTGATCTACGAGTGCCTGACCGGCGCGCCCCCCTTCGAGCACTCCGACGACCGTCTGGTGCTCGGGATGCACATGCGCAGTGCGATCCCCGACGCCCGCAAGCGCCGCGCCGACACCCCGCCCAAGCTCGCGAAGCTCGTCACCCGGGCGCTGGCGAAGAACCCCGGGGACCGGTGGCAGACGGCGGCCGAGATGGCGGCCGCGCTGCGCGAGTGCGCCGGCCAGCCGCCCGCCTGA
- the panD gene encoding aspartate 1-decarboxylase → MLLTLCKAKLHRATVTEANLHYVGSITIDVALMEAAGIVPFERVQVVDVANGARFETYVVEGGRRSGTVCLNGAAARLVHVGDPVIIIAYAQMTPEEARAHRPTIVLLKPDNTVLETLRPERGSELAERSDALDA, encoded by the coding sequence TTGCTGCTGACGCTCTGCAAGGCGAAGCTGCACCGCGCCACCGTGACCGAAGCCAACCTCCACTACGTCGGCAGCATCACGATCGACGTGGCGCTTATGGAGGCGGCCGGCATCGTGCCGTTCGAGCGGGTACAGGTGGTGGACGTGGCGAACGGCGCGCGGTTCGAGACGTACGTGGTCGAGGGAGGCCGCCGTTCCGGGACCGTGTGCCTGAACGGCGCGGCCGCCCGCCTGGTGCACGTGGGCGACCCCGTGATCATCATCGCGTACGCGCAGATGACGCCCGAGGAGGCGCGGGCGCATCGGCCGACCATCGTGCTGCTGAAGCCCGACAACACGGTGCTGGAGACGCTGCGGCCCGAGCGCGGCTCCGAGCTGGCGGAGCGGTCGGACGCACTGGACGCCTGA
- a CDS encoding CYCXC family (seleno)protein, whose amino-acid sequence MANSKLPWLVAGVAVVATAAILVATRGAGGGHHPTPRPGITGARVLPASTFGEDERLVRAYEAARAMPELFDGLYCYCHCKEDMGHVSLLTCYESEHAASCDICLGEAAIAVQMHAAGASLEEIRRAIDARYKT is encoded by the coding sequence ATGGCGAACAGCAAGCTGCCGTGGCTCGTGGCCGGCGTCGCGGTCGTCGCGACGGCGGCGATCCTGGTGGCGACCCGGGGCGCGGGCGGAGGGCATCATCCGACGCCGCGCCCGGGCATCACCGGCGCGAGGGTGCTGCCGGCCTCGACGTTCGGCGAGGACGAGCGCCTGGTGCGGGCCTACGAGGCGGCGCGGGCGATGCCCGAGCTGTTCGACGGCCTGTACTGCTACTGCCACTGCAAGGAAGACATGGGCCACGTCTCGCTGCTGACGTGCTACGAGTCCGAGCACGCGGCGTCGTGCGACATCTGCCTGGGCGAGGCGGCGATCGCGGTTCAGATGCACGCGGCCGGCGCGTCGCTGGAGGAGATCCGGCGCGCGATCGACGCGCGCTACAAGACCTAG
- a CDS encoding sigma-54 dependent transcriptional regulator has translation MTRHPVVLVVDDEANLRRMLCAVLASDGYRTAEAASGTDAVAAAQRRRPDAVFLDLSMPGGPDGLETLERLGAEVPGVPVIMMSGRAGLADAVRATKLGAYHFLEKPLAPEAVLLTLHSALELARARAEAMALREALGPTATLVGSSPQMTELRSLIARVAPTEARVLVSGESGTGKELVAGAIHAASARADAPFVRVNCAAIPRELVESEMFGHERGSFTGATERRLGRFEQADGGTLFLDEVGDLSPEAQAKLLRALEGGEVERVGGDRPIPVDVRVVSATNKDLERATRDGPFREDLLYRLNVFPIVIAPLRERPGDIPELVAHFAGLVTRRIGRPAVTVTADAMDRLVRHPWPGNVRELANIVERLIILSSRSTIGEADVAAALPAGDGREEPLPHPAAMTLPLSDELDRFERVLITRALSAAGGSVAEAARTLSTDRANLYRRMKRLGIEPSS, from the coding sequence GTGACCCGGCACCCCGTGGTGCTCGTGGTGGACGACGAGGCGAACCTCCGGCGGATGCTGTGCGCGGTCCTCGCCTCGGACGGCTACCGCACCGCCGAGGCCGCCTCGGGCACGGATGCGGTCGCCGCCGCGCAGCGCCGGCGCCCCGACGCCGTGTTCCTCGACCTTTCCATGCCCGGCGGCCCCGACGGCCTGGAGACGCTCGAGCGCCTCGGCGCCGAGGTGCCGGGCGTCCCCGTGATCATGATGAGCGGACGCGCGGGGCTCGCCGACGCCGTGCGCGCCACCAAGCTCGGCGCCTACCACTTCCTGGAGAAGCCGCTCGCCCCCGAGGCGGTGCTGCTGACGCTCCACTCGGCCCTCGAGCTGGCCCGCGCCCGCGCCGAAGCCATGGCGCTGCGCGAGGCCCTCGGCCCGACGGCCACGCTGGTGGGCTCGAGTCCGCAGATGACCGAGCTCCGCTCGCTCATCGCCCGCGTCGCCCCCACCGAGGCCCGGGTGCTGGTCTCCGGCGAATCGGGCACCGGCAAGGAGCTGGTGGCCGGCGCCATCCACGCGGCGAGCGCCCGCGCCGACGCGCCGTTCGTCCGCGTGAACTGCGCCGCCATCCCGCGCGAGCTGGTGGAATCGGAGATGTTCGGCCACGAGCGCGGCTCGTTCACCGGGGCGACCGAGCGGCGCCTCGGCCGCTTCGAGCAGGCGGACGGCGGCACCCTGTTCCTCGACGAGGTGGGCGACCTCTCGCCCGAGGCGCAGGCCAAGCTGCTCCGCGCGCTCGAGGGCGGAGAGGTCGAGCGGGTCGGCGGCGACCGGCCGATCCCGGTCGACGTGCGGGTGGTGTCGGCCACCAACAAGGACCTGGAGCGCGCCACCCGGGACGGCCCCTTCCGCGAGGACCTGCTGTACCGGCTCAACGTCTTTCCGATCGTCATCGCCCCGCTGCGCGAGCGGCCCGGCGACATCCCCGAGCTGGTGGCGCACTTCGCCGGCCTGGTGACCCGGCGCATCGGCCGGCCCGCCGTCACCGTGACCGCCGACGCGATGGACCGGCTGGTGCGGCATCCGTGGCCGGGCAACGTGCGCGAGCTGGCCAACATCGTCGAGCGGTTGATCATCCTCTCCTCGCGCAGCACGATCGGCGAGGCCGACGTCGCAGCCGCGCTGCCCGCCGGCGACGGCCGGGAGGAGCCGCTCCCGCATCCGGCCGCCATGACGCTGCCCCTGAGCGACGAGCTCGACCGGTTCGAGCGCGTCCTCATCACGCGGGCGCTCTCGGCCGCGGGCGGCAGCGTGGCCGAGGCCGCGCGCACCCTCTCGACCGACCGGGCCAACCTCTATAGAAGGATGAAGCGGCTCGGCATCGAGCCATCGTCCTGA
- a CDS encoding HAMP domain-containing sensor histidine kinase, with amino-acid sequence MALAFRRSLFAWLVAVAAIPAGVGVAVSLLAPRIAAPVGGVAAWDRAASTWLEAQRALARQPLTPAARAALRHHADDLSNSLTLARRSQTVRDTFARALAGFAAALAALVALGTVRLAGHLSRQLSRPIDELIAWTGRLTRGEPLPVAPPAKGAPEFDVLRNAFRAMATDLAAARAREVEAAQLRAFRDLARQVAHELKNPLTPLRFATSRLAQDARPDQRELLEIVEGESERIEQMARDFATLGRLPEGPPAPVDLVELVETLVKGTVPPEIAVRVESAPDLPLVSAHYEPLRRALHNLVLNACDACRDAAPAGPGKAPPRGGEITVALRAAPNGAAPAVEIAVRDNGVGIPAERLERIFEPYFTTKAKGTGLGLALVRQTIHDHGGSIGVTSEPGRGTTFTVTLPVARA; translated from the coding sequence GTGGCCCTCGCCTTCCGTCGCAGCCTCTTCGCGTGGCTCGTCGCGGTCGCGGCGATCCCCGCCGGGGTCGGCGTGGCCGTCTCGCTGCTGGCGCCGCGGATCGCGGCGCCGGTCGGCGGCGTCGCCGCCTGGGACCGCGCCGCGAGCACCTGGCTCGAGGCCCAGCGCGCGCTGGCCCGCCAGCCGCTCACGCCTGCCGCCCGCGCCGCTCTGCGCCACCATGCCGACGACCTGAGCAACTCGCTGACCCTCGCGCGGCGGAGCCAGACCGTTCGGGACACGTTCGCGCGCGCGCTCGCCGGCTTCGCCGCCGCCCTCGCCGCCCTGGTGGCGCTCGGCACCGTCCGTCTCGCCGGCCACCTGTCGCGGCAGCTGTCCCGCCCCATCGACGAGCTGATCGCCTGGACGGGACGCCTGACGCGCGGCGAGCCGCTCCCGGTCGCCCCCCCGGCCAAGGGCGCTCCCGAATTCGACGTGCTGCGCAATGCCTTCCGCGCGATGGCGACGGACCTCGCCGCCGCCCGGGCGCGCGAGGTGGAGGCGGCCCAGCTCCGGGCCTTCCGCGACCTGGCGCGCCAGGTGGCCCACGAGCTGAAGAACCCGCTGACGCCGCTCCGCTTCGCCACCTCGCGCCTCGCCCAGGACGCGCGACCGGACCAGCGGGAGCTGCTCGAGATCGTGGAGGGCGAGAGCGAGCGCATCGAGCAGATGGCGCGCGACTTCGCCACGCTGGGCCGGCTCCCGGAGGGCCCGCCGGCGCCCGTGGACCTCGTCGAGCTGGTGGAGACCCTGGTGAAGGGGACCGTGCCCCCCGAGATCGCCGTCCGGGTGGAGAGCGCGCCGGACCTGCCACTGGTGAGCGCCCACTACGAGCCGCTGCGCCGCGCGCTGCACAACCTCGTCCTCAACGCCTGCGACGCCTGCCGCGATGCCGCGCCCGCCGGGCCCGGGAAGGCGCCGCCGCGAGGCGGCGAGATCACGGTCGCGCTGCGCGCGGCGCCCAACGGTGCGGCCCCGGCCGTCGAGATCGCCGTGCGCGACAACGGCGTCGGGATCCCCGCGGAGCGGCTGGAACGGATCTTCGAGCCCTACTTCACCACCAAGGCGAAGGGCACCGGCCTGGGGCTCGCGCTGGTGCGGCAGACGATCCACGATCACGGCGGCTCGATCGGCGTCACGAGCGAGCCCGGCCGCGGCACCACGTTCACCGTCACGCTGCCGGTGGCGCGCGCGTGA
- a CDS encoding AMP-binding protein: MGLIGGTLLGSAHLADVFDAAAARAPERLLAVAGERRYSYAQLGREAESLAAALADLGIEAGDTIAVCLPNRPEWLATAVAAARLGAVLVPVNPGLGHHELTYQLRHAEASVVVTAESYGDRDFVELFDELVGDLPDVQYLVAVGSGDYWYDDRVFPYRDLVSRGGRLAAPSGARDADGLFAILYTSGTMGKPKGVRLTHRNVVGTAAAVNEVLALTGEDVVLAAVPFFTIFGTSVAAGAVAAGAGLVLDERFDPAAAVALMARERVTVCHGVPTMFHLLVRERGFARSALPLLRTGIVAGSPVPPDLLAAVRRTCDVEVAYGLTETGPTVTITRPGDAPVHRAETVGRALPGVELKIVDVGTGELHGEEAVGELAVRGPNVMTGYHRMPGETRRSFTPEGFFLTGDLAMLEADGYVRIVGRRKEMIIRGGYNIYPREVEDVLRAHPGVAEVCVVGIPHEVLGEAVCACVVPTEGAILRGEDITEFARRQMADYKVPDLVRFFDVLPLTASGKVKRRELAQVVALEHTAS; encoded by the coding sequence TTGGGCTTGATTGGGGGCACGCTTCTGGGTTCGGCACATCTCGCGGACGTATTCGATGCCGCCGCGGCGCGCGCTCCCGAGCGGCTGCTGGCGGTAGCCGGGGAGCGGCGCTACAGCTACGCGCAGCTCGGCCGGGAGGCGGAATCCCTCGCCGCGGCGTTGGCGGACCTCGGCATCGAGGCCGGTGACACCATCGCGGTCTGCCTGCCCAACCGGCCGGAGTGGCTGGCGACGGCGGTGGCCGCAGCACGGCTGGGCGCCGTCCTGGTTCCCGTCAATCCCGGCCTCGGACACCACGAGCTCACCTACCAGCTGCGCCATGCCGAGGCGTCGGTGGTGGTGACCGCCGAGAGCTACGGCGACCGGGACTTCGTCGAGCTGTTCGACGAGCTGGTCGGCGACCTCCCCGACGTGCAGTACCTCGTGGCCGTCGGCAGCGGCGACTACTGGTACGACGACCGGGTGTTCCCCTATCGGGACCTCGTGTCGAGGGGCGGGCGGCTCGCCGCGCCGTCGGGGGCGCGGGACGCGGACGGGCTGTTCGCCATCCTCTACACGTCGGGCACCATGGGGAAGCCCAAGGGGGTACGCCTGACGCACCGGAACGTGGTCGGCACGGCGGCCGCGGTGAACGAGGTGCTCGCACTCACGGGCGAGGACGTGGTGCTGGCGGCGGTGCCGTTCTTCACGATCTTCGGCACCAGCGTCGCCGCCGGGGCCGTCGCGGCGGGTGCGGGCCTGGTGCTCGACGAGCGGTTCGACCCGGCCGCGGCGGTCGCGCTGATGGCGCGGGAGCGGGTGACTGTGTGTCACGGCGTGCCCACGATGTTCCACCTCCTGGTGCGGGAGCGCGGCTTCGCGCGCTCCGCCCTGCCGCTGCTGAGGACCGGCATCGTGGCGGGGAGCCCGGTGCCTCCCGACCTGCTGGCGGCGGTCCGGCGCACCTGCGACGTGGAGGTCGCTTACGGCCTGACCGAGACCGGGCCGACGGTGACGATCACGCGGCCGGGCGATGCCCCGGTGCATCGGGCCGAGACTGTGGGGCGGGCGCTGCCCGGGGTCGAGCTCAAGATCGTGGACGTGGGCACCGGGGAGCTGCACGGCGAGGAGGCGGTGGGAGAGCTCGCCGTGCGGGGCCCGAACGTGATGACGGGCTACCACCGGATGCCGGGCGAGACGCGACGGTCGTTCACGCCGGAGGGGTTCTTCCTCACCGGCGACCTGGCGATGCTGGAAGCGGACGGGTACGTGCGGATCGTCGGCCGCCGCAAGGAGATGATCATCCGCGGTGGCTACAACATCTACCCGCGCGAAGTGGAAGACGTGTTGCGGGCGCATCCGGGCGTCGCGGAGGTCTGCGTGGTGGGCATTCCCCACGAGGTCCTCGGCGAGGCGGTGTGCGCCTGTGTCGTACCGACCGAGGGCGCCATCCTGCGGGGCGAGGACATCACCGAGTTCGCCCGGCGGCAGATGGCCGACTACAAGGTGCCCGACCTGGTGCGGTTCTTCGACGTGCTCCCGCTGACGGCGAGCGGGAAGGTGAAGCGTCGGGAGCTGGCCCAGGTGGTGGCACTCGAACACACAGCCTCCTGA